The Dethiosulfovibrio peptidovorans DSM 11002 genome has a window encoding:
- a CDS encoding 4Fe-4S binding protein, which produces MSGKSIRWISAFVYGTVMVIGWWYPVVALAVFLLMGLALLAGKRRKWCGSYCPRGSFLDLVMKRISPKKPIPRWMTGKRIWYISIAVFLCMFGFQVVASGLLESFSWKLMGKVAYRMCFVTSMVALPLALWRNHRAWCSICPVGNLLRR; this is translated from the coding sequence GTGAGCGGAAAGTCCATTCGCTGGATATCGGCTTTTGTTTATGGTACCGTTATGGTAATAGGGTGGTGGTATCCCGTGGTCGCCCTCGCCGTTTTTCTCCTGATGGGGTTGGCCCTTTTGGCGGGGAAACGCAGGAAGTGGTGCGGTTCCTACTGTCCGAGAGGAAGCTTTCTCGACCTAGTGATGAAGAGGATATCGCCTAAGAAACCCATCCCCAGGTGGATGACGGGAAAGAGAATATGGTATATATCGATAGCGGTATTCCTGTGTATGTTCGGTTTTCAGGTGGTCGCCAGCGGATTGCTTGAGAGTTTTTCCTGGAAATTGATGGGAAAAGTAGCCTACAGGATGTGTTTCGTCACCTCCATGGTGGCGTTGCCTTTGGCGTTATGGAGAAACCATCGGGCCTGGTGTTCGATCTGTCCGGTTGGCAACTTGTTAAGACGTTAG
- a CDS encoding glutaredoxin domain-containing protein: MTVKVYSTQSCIWCKRVKEYLTEKGVDFEPIDVGADREAAKQMVAKTGQMGVPVIDVDGRFIVGFDKAALDEALGL; encoded by the coding sequence ATGACCGTAAAAGTTTACTCGACCCAGAGCTGTATCTGGTGCAAGAGAGTCAAGGAATATCTTACCGAGAAGGGCGTGGATTTCGAGCCTATAGACGTAGGAGCCGATAGAGAGGCTGCGAAGCAGATGGTCGCCAAGACCGGTCAGATGGGGGTTCCCGTCATAGATGTGGACGGTCGCTTTATCGTAGGCTTCGACAAGGCGGCGTTGGACGAAGCCCTGGGGCTTTAG
- a CDS encoding YbaY family lipoprotein produces the protein MNLKKTLAMVVGLTLLVVAIFFATELYDHRSILGTAFYRERISLPDGCRFIVILSEENEGTRIPVASVSRKLEGEQVPLPFELLYREKTISEGAVYSLSARIESGTGELLFLTEDPVPMPKDDEPVEIMLISVR, from the coding sequence TTGAACTTGAAGAAAACCTTGGCGATGGTAGTCGGTTTAACGTTGTTGGTCGTGGCGATCTTTTTCGCCACGGAGCTTTACGATCACCGATCCATCTTGGGGACGGCGTTTTACAGGGAGAGGATATCTCTTCCCGATGGGTGTCGTTTTATAGTGATACTCTCGGAGGAAAATGAGGGAACCAGGATCCCCGTGGCGTCGGTATCTCGAAAACTGGAGGGCGAACAGGTCCCTCTTCCCTTCGAGCTGCTTTACAGGGAAAAGACGATATCGGAAGGAGCGGTCTACTCGCTTTCCGCCAGAATAGAGAGCGGGACGGGAGAACTGTTGTTCCTTACTGAAGATCCGGTTCCCATGCCGAAAGACGACGAGCCTGTCGAGATAATGTTGATATCGGTGAGATGA
- a CDS encoding Spy/CpxP family protein refolding chaperone, translated as MKKGKRTLAILAAVAAVTIGSMSASAEAWDGCRGQDRGNRTHHDGQTMMGFGQGMNRWGDDLSLSAKQKLEMGEIERKWFDDNSELARKTAWALRDYRYDLSAGRTIDEGKVAEMKKDMVALEIKRMELHRDLYGLLDEDQKKLADKRHQEGPFRRGHDDRGRRPGRSGRNEAVEKARADNRKAMDALRDEIHSVMTGNASAEDLAALAEKKVELRLQMIENMGKERFQMRKDSTPGKCGARFDSRKRNG; from the coding sequence ATGAAAAAGGGAAAGAGAACACTGGCTATTTTGGCGGCGGTAGCGGCGGTTACGATCGGTTCGATGTCTGCGAGCGCCGAGGCTTGGGACGGATGCAGAGGACAGGACCGAGGTAATAGGACGCATCACGACGGACAGACGATGATGGGTTTCGGCCAGGGAATGAACCGCTGGGGCGACGATCTGAGCCTGTCGGCGAAGCAGAAACTCGAAATGGGAGAGATAGAGCGCAAGTGGTTCGACGATAACTCGGAACTCGCTAGGAAAACAGCCTGGGCCCTGAGGGACTATCGCTACGACCTGTCGGCGGGGAGAACTATAGACGAGGGCAAGGTCGCCGAGATGAAGAAGGACATGGTGGCCCTGGAGATCAAGAGGATGGAGCTTCATCGCGACCTCTACGGTCTTCTCGACGAGGATCAGAAAAAGCTGGCGGACAAAAGGCACCAGGAAGGCCCCTTCCGTAGAGGGCACGACGACAGAGGGAGAAGGCCCGGCAGATCCGGCAGGAACGAAGCCGTTGAAAAGGCCAGAGCCGACAACCGGAAGGCAATGGACGCCCTCAGGGACGAAATCCACTCGGTAATGACAGGCAACGCATCGGCAGAGGACCTGGCCGCCCTGGCGGAGAAAAAGGTTGAGCTCCGACTTCAGATGATCGAGAACATGGGCAAAGAGAGGTTCCAGATGAGGAAGGACTCCACCCCCGGAAAATGCGGCGCCAGATTCGACTCGAGGAAACGCAACGGCTAG
- a CDS encoding response regulator transcription factor, with product MDKILVVDDDRELGELLAEYLGGEGFQVSLSYDGKNGALEAAAGKHDLVVLDVMLPGQSGFEALKEIRRTSSIPVIMLTAKGDEVDRVLGLEMGADDYLPKPFSPRELLARVRAVMRRRNGPSDPERLTVDDLEMFVRSRQVMLDGIIVDLTSMEFRLLEVLLRSAGQVVSRDELFRKVLERSAAPFDRSLDMHVSNLRKKLGPHEDGTDRIRTVRGEGYLYTLPVN from the coding sequence ATGGATAAAATTTTAGTCGTAGACGACGATAGGGAGCTGGGCGAGCTCCTGGCGGAGTATCTCGGAGGAGAGGGCTTTCAGGTAAGCCTCAGCTACGACGGTAAAAACGGGGCCCTGGAGGCCGCCGCAGGAAAGCACGATCTGGTCGTGTTGGACGTCATGCTGCCAGGTCAGAGCGGTTTCGAGGCCCTGAAAGAGATCAGGAGGACGTCGTCCATCCCGGTGATCATGCTGACCGCCAAGGGAGACGAGGTGGACCGGGTCTTGGGGCTGGAGATGGGAGCCGACGACTATCTTCCCAAGCCATTCAGTCCCAGGGAGCTTTTGGCCAGGGTTCGGGCGGTCATGAGGAGGCGAAACGGTCCGTCCGATCCGGAGCGGCTGACGGTGGACGATCTGGAGATGTTCGTCCGTTCCAGACAGGTGATGTTGGACGGCATCATAGTGGATCTGACCTCCATGGAGTTTCGGCTGTTGGAGGTGTTGCTCCGCTCGGCCGGTCAGGTTGTGTCCAGAGACGAGCTGTTTCGTAAGGTGCTCGAGAGATCGGCGGCTCCTTTCGATCGCAGCCTGGATATGCACGTCAGCAATCTCAGAAAGAAGCTCGGACCCCACGAGGACGGAACGGACCGAATAAGGACCGTCCGGGGCGAGGGCTATCTCTATACTCTTCCGGTGAACTGA
- a CDS encoding ATP-binding protein: MSWLRSATLFRKIFLGFLLAIAAASVLHVAVTGLVVRLGLLDLSLEAKLRKELNREAPSLVALYEERGADALKDELGRLREERRLLFVILDDRGAPLAGMVPSRGERMMPDIRRHHGLSGPPRTSWMKDLPAATEPVVSSGGATYVVTLFALPGALPPKDGFYLSLVLYFAVLMAVGGAVSYFLARHICYPVEALSRASLALASGDLSVRAEREGPFGDDEIGQLARNFDSMADHVERNITGQSRLLGDISHELRSPLTRLNLSLELLRNRLPEDLDGLMDRIERESERMNRMIGDLLGLAREESRFGGERRESVSLMDLLSSVAKDGRFEAHASEKDVVLGDVPDVAVSVDRGAMESALENIVRNGVRYTAPGTVVELRAEYEPEEELPLSIIAEDRGPGVAEENLEAIFRPFFREGEARDRASGGVGLGLAIARRAVERHGGIVEAANRDGGGLSVRIRLPLGFG; the protein is encoded by the coding sequence ATGTCCTGGCTGAGGTCCGCCACTCTGTTCAGAAAGATCTTTTTAGGTTTTTTGCTGGCGATCGCAGCGGCGTCGGTGCTTCACGTTGCGGTTACGGGGCTTGTCGTCCGGTTGGGTCTTCTAGATCTGTCTCTGGAGGCCAAGCTCAGAAAGGAGCTGAATAGGGAGGCTCCGTCTCTCGTGGCTCTTTACGAAGAGAGAGGGGCCGACGCCCTGAAGGACGAGCTCGGTCGTTTGAGGGAGGAGAGGCGGCTGTTGTTCGTCATTCTGGACGATAGAGGAGCTCCTCTGGCGGGTATGGTCCCTTCCCGAGGAGAGAGGATGATGCCCGACATCAGGCGTCATCACGGTCTCTCTGGCCCCCCCCGCACCTCCTGGATGAAGGATCTTCCCGCCGCCACCGAACCGGTAGTCTCTTCCGGCGGCGCGACATACGTGGTCACTCTGTTCGCCCTTCCCGGAGCCCTTCCTCCCAAGGATGGCTTCTACCTCTCTCTGGTCCTATACTTCGCCGTTTTGATGGCGGTGGGAGGGGCGGTGAGCTACTTTCTCGCTCGACATATATGCTATCCGGTAGAGGCTTTGAGCAGGGCCTCTCTGGCTCTGGCTTCGGGGGATCTGTCCGTAAGGGCCGAGAGGGAGGGGCCCTTCGGCGACGATGAGATAGGTCAGCTGGCCAGAAATTTCGATTCCATGGCCGATCACGTCGAGAGAAACATCACAGGTCAGAGCAGGCTCCTCGGGGACATTTCCCACGAGCTTAGGTCTCCTCTTACTAGGCTGAACCTGTCGCTGGAGCTGCTTCGAAACAGGCTTCCCGAGGACCTGGACGGCCTTATGGACAGGATAGAGCGGGAGTCGGAGAGGATGAACCGCATGATCGGCGATCTTCTCGGGCTCGCCAGGGAGGAGTCTCGCTTCGGAGGGGAGCGGAGGGAGTCGGTTTCCCTGATGGATCTCCTGTCCTCCGTGGCGAAGGACGGCCGTTTCGAGGCGCATGCCTCCGAGAAGGACGTTGTTTTAGGGGACGTTCCGGACGTTGCCGTATCGGTCGACAGAGGGGCCATGGAAAGCGCCCTGGAGAACATCGTGAGAAACGGAGTCAGGTACACCGCCCCCGGCACGGTGGTGGAGCTGAGGGCCGAATACGAACCTGAAGAGGAGCTTCCCCTCTCGATAATAGCGGAGGATCGCGGGCCCGGCGTGGCGGAGGAAAATCTGGAGGCCATATTCAGGCCCTTCTTCCGAGAAGGTGAGGCCAGGGACAGGGCTTCCGGCGGAGTGGGACTCGGCTTGGCCATAGCCCGTCGGGCTGTGGAGAGGCACGGAGGAATCGTGGAGGCGGCCAACAGGGACGGAGGTGGTCTGTCTGTCAGGATCAGACTTCCCCTGGGATTCGGCTAG
- a CDS encoding ECF transporter S component: MERARGNENVRKMVWGALLSGLATVLMYVDTVMPLFPSFLKMDLSDVPALIGAFAWGPGNGVAIEAVKNLLHCAASSSAGVGEMANFVMGSALVLPAGLIYRANKTKTGALVGMAAGVATMTATAAILNGTVLIPLYSKFVPIDTIISMAGAAIPAIEDVPSLVIYGIVPFNLLKGTVVSISTFWLYKRISPLLGG; the protein is encoded by the coding sequence ATGGAACGAGCGAGGGGAAACGAGAACGTCCGCAAGATGGTGTGGGGTGCCCTGCTTTCCGGGCTGGCCACCGTGCTCATGTATGTAGACACGGTGATGCCTCTTTTTCCGTCGTTTCTGAAGATGGACCTGTCCGACGTTCCGGCACTGATAGGAGCCTTCGCCTGGGGCCCAGGCAACGGCGTCGCCATAGAGGCGGTGAAGAACCTGCTGCACTGCGCGGCGTCCTCCTCGGCAGGAGTCGGGGAGATGGCCAACTTCGTCATGGGGTCGGCTCTGGTCCTCCCGGCGGGACTTATCTATCGGGCGAACAAGACGAAAACCGGGGCCCTGGTAGGCATGGCGGCGGGGGTGGCTACCATGACAGCCACGGCGGCGATCCTAAACGGCACGGTATTGATTCCCCTGTACTCCAAGTTCGTCCCGATCGACACGATCATATCCATGGCCGGTGCGGCAATCCCTGCGATAGAGGACGTTCCGTCTCTGGTGATATACGGAATAGTCCCCTTCAACCTTCTGAAGGGGACCGTCGTATCCATATCGACCTTCTGGCTCTACAAAAGGATAAGCCCTCTTCTGGGAGGCTAG
- a CDS encoding sensor histidine kinase — MARDSSDTLHQVMEKIRKDLADSMVTVSDFRKDEDDRLSVIRSELTKTRSELEQVISEMDEMTSLYFAARSELSQSVRGGTEMEQRRAYEKAEEYLFRKAALAEREKGLRQLRDYLERDERRVASRVEKSDSAVGRLRVALNVVSDRIETIEINEEKGGARRLAQAYSLVERESMSLARELHDGPAQKFSGALMSMDFVRRLLRKDQVERASEELDKVREQMVETMDEIRSFLHLLYPRDLEDGLMVALDRWVEATSSRYGVSVNLKTMGPVEEIPGGMAPHLYKIVRQAVGNAVTKGEPKRVTVLFSVRGDLLFVKIMDDGFGFDVETAREEAKERGSYGIVSMEERSRILGGDLNVDSVPGQGTIVSLKVPIRSDS, encoded by the coding sequence ATGGCTCGTGATTCGTCCGACACTCTGCATCAGGTTATGGAGAAGATCCGAAAGGACCTTGCGGACAGCATGGTCACCGTGTCGGATTTTCGAAAGGACGAAGACGACCGGTTGAGCGTCATAAGATCCGAGTTGACTAAGACCCGTTCTGAGCTGGAACAGGTGATATCCGAGATGGACGAGATGACGTCTCTATATTTCGCCGCCAGGAGCGAACTGTCCCAGTCTGTCAGAGGCGGCACCGAGATGGAGCAGAGGAGGGCCTACGAGAAGGCGGAGGAGTACCTGTTTCGTAAGGCCGCCCTGGCCGAGAGGGAGAAAGGCCTTAGGCAGCTTCGAGATTATCTCGAGAGGGACGAACGCAGGGTGGCCTCCAGGGTAGAGAAAAGCGACTCCGCCGTAGGAAGACTTAGGGTCGCTCTCAACGTCGTCAGCGACAGGATCGAGACCATAGAGATAAACGAGGAGAAGGGCGGGGCCAGGCGGTTGGCTCAGGCCTATTCTCTGGTGGAGAGGGAAAGCATGAGTCTGGCCCGGGAGCTTCATGACGGCCCGGCCCAGAAGTTCTCCGGTGCCCTGATGTCCATGGATTTCGTGAGGCGCCTTCTTCGAAAGGACCAGGTGGAGAGGGCCTCAGAGGAACTGGACAAGGTAAGGGAGCAGATGGTGGAGACGATGGACGAGATAAGGTCGTTTCTGCATCTTCTCTATCCCAGAGACCTGGAGGACGGTCTGATGGTCGCCCTGGACAGATGGGTCGAGGCCACGTCCAGCCGCTACGGTGTGTCGGTCAATCTCAAGACTATGGGGCCGGTGGAGGAGATCCCCGGGGGTATGGCACCCCATCTCTACAAGATCGTTCGTCAGGCGGTGGGCAACGCCGTTACCAAAGGGGAGCCTAAGAGGGTTACTGTGTTGTTCTCCGTGAGGGGCGATTTGCTGTTCGTCAAGATAATGGACGATGGCTTCGGCTTCGATGTAGAGACCGCCAGGGAGGAGGCCAAGGAGAGGGGCTCTTACGGGATAGTCTCCATGGAGGAGAGGTCCAGAATACTCGGAGGGGATTTAAACGTCGACAGCGTCCCGGGGCAAGGGACGATAGTCTCTTTAAAGGTGCCGATAAGGAGTGATAGCTGA
- a CDS encoding response regulator, with amino-acid sequence MEKTIRVLVVDDHAIFRTGVINTLSLEDDIEVVGEAGDGLEALEFMKKVDFDVALVDVTMPRMGGVELVSKMEETGMARSVIALTALEDDRDMVFLSKAGVKGFVLKTSGFDELISAIRTVSGGDNYVDSRAAGKLLNCFSEDTSRERGMSRLSERELEVLYWLAQGLNGQEIAERLSLSDKTVKNHISHILAKLKVSDRTQAVAWAWRSGLASKDPSFFKD; translated from the coding sequence ATGGAAAAAACCATCCGTGTCCTGGTGGTGGACGATCACGCCATATTCAGGACCGGCGTGATAAACACCCTTTCCCTGGAGGACGATATAGAGGTGGTCGGAGAGGCCGGTGACGGGCTGGAGGCGCTGGAGTTCATGAAAAAGGTGGACTTCGACGTCGCCTTGGTGGACGTGACCATGCCGAGGATGGGCGGGGTGGAGCTGGTGAGCAAAATGGAGGAGACCGGGATGGCCCGATCGGTGATAGCCCTGACTGCCTTGGAGGACGACCGGGATATGGTGTTTCTGTCCAAAGCGGGGGTCAAAGGCTTCGTCCTGAAGACCTCCGGCTTCGACGAGCTGATCTCCGCCATAAGGACGGTATCCGGAGGGGACAACTACGTCGATTCCCGGGCCGCCGGTAAGCTTCTGAACTGTTTCTCTGAGGACACCTCTCGGGAGAGGGGTATGTCCAGACTTTCCGAAAGGGAGCTGGAGGTGCTCTACTGGCTGGCTCAGGGACTGAACGGCCAGGAAATAGCGGAACGGCTGTCGCTGTCGGACAAGACGGTGAAGAACCACATAAGCCATATCCTGGCCAAGCTGAAGGTATCCGACAGGACCCAGGCAGTGGCTTGGGCCTGGCGGTCCGGTCTGGCTTCGAAGGATCCATCGTTTTTCAAAGACTGA
- a CDS encoding radical SAM protein, whose amino-acid sequence MAVSLFRKAKGFVTRSVLDRAIEKVRKGEMGDLADMLESIGRLAPARYHREALGRMAKMVRSEDPSVAFLVRAVRELSPLALEKMIRNLIVNFMVLGRGVREEKEAELDVHLPNFMVISPTMKCNLHCTGCYAGEYDREGELTFEELDDLLMQGKELGMYFYTLSGGEVLLYPRIFDLWKKHDDCYFQFYTNGTLLDDGTVDSLAALGNVAPMVSVEGTEEQTDARRGKGTYRKVLEAFSRMRERGMLFGFSATCTSLNSDYLASDEFIGSMVERGCMVGWFFQYVPVGVSPDLTYMASPEQRAVLHDSVSRWRSSGEYPIFTGDFWNDGPYVDGCMAGGSRYWHVISDGRVEPCVFVPFAVDSIREKSLVDIARSPFFSAIRSAQPYDGDDDLLCPCMILDHPHVLRELIDRFDAKPCHPGLERMLSGSVAEGLDDYGKAIRSLYRPLWEGCERERYRKRVSMEE is encoded by the coding sequence ATGGCGGTTTCGTTGTTCCGGAAGGCGAAGGGTTTCGTGACCCGTTCAGTTTTGGATCGGGCCATCGAAAAGGTTCGAAAGGGAGAGATGGGCGATCTAGCCGATATGTTGGAGTCCATAGGAAGATTGGCCCCGGCCCGATATCACAGGGAGGCCCTGGGCAGGATGGCTAAGATGGTCCGTTCCGAGGATCCGTCGGTAGCCTTCCTGGTTCGGGCCGTTCGGGAGCTGTCGCCGCTGGCTCTGGAGAAGATGATCCGAAACCTGATAGTCAACTTCATGGTGCTGGGCCGAGGAGTCAGGGAGGAGAAGGAGGCCGAACTGGACGTCCATCTGCCAAACTTCATGGTGATAAGCCCTACTATGAAGTGCAACCTTCACTGCACCGGATGTTATGCCGGAGAGTACGACAGAGAGGGAGAGCTGACCTTCGAGGAGCTGGACGACCTTCTGATGCAGGGGAAGGAGCTCGGGATGTATTTCTACACCCTCTCGGGAGGGGAGGTCCTGCTTTATCCCCGTATATTCGATCTGTGGAAAAAGCACGACGACTGCTACTTCCAGTTCTACACCAACGGCACCCTGCTGGACGACGGTACGGTGGATAGTCTGGCCGCTCTGGGGAACGTGGCTCCCATGGTGTCGGTGGAGGGAACGGAGGAGCAGACAGATGCCAGAAGGGGAAAGGGAACCTACCGCAAGGTTCTGGAGGCCTTCTCCAGGATGAGGGAGCGGGGGATGCTCTTCGGCTTCAGCGCCACCTGCACGTCCCTGAACTCGGATTATCTGGCTAGCGACGAGTTCATCGGCTCCATGGTGGAGCGGGGCTGTATGGTGGGGTGGTTCTTTCAATACGTTCCCGTAGGGGTGAGCCCCGATCTTACCTACATGGCCAGTCCCGAACAGAGGGCCGTTCTTCACGATAGCGTCTCTCGCTGGCGTTCCAGCGGGGAGTACCCCATATTCACCGGTGATTTTTGGAACGACGGCCCCTACGTGGACGGGTGCATGGCGGGAGGCAGCCGCTACTGGCACGTCATCTCCGACGGCAGGGTCGAGCCCTGCGTGTTCGTACCCTTCGCGGTGGACAGCATAAGGGAGAAGAGCCTGGTGGATATCGCGAGGAGCCCGTTCTTCTCGGCCATAAGGTCTGCCCAGCCCTACGATGGCGACGACGACCTTCTGTGTCCCTGCATGATACTGGACCATCCCCACGTTCTGAGGGAACTGATAGATCGTTTCGACGCAAAACCCTGTCATCCCGGGCTGGAGAGGATGCTGTCCGGCTCTGTGGCGGAGGGGTTGGACGATTACGGAAAGGCGATAAGATCCTTATACCGCCCCCTATGGGAGGGGTGCGAGAGGGAGAGATACCGTAAAAGGGTCTCCATGGAGGAATGA
- a CDS encoding metallophosphoesterase, with amino-acid sequence MRWFIAVFITVYLGLSSYGALRWTSTISSNPLRRTVLGLAALGALALPIGRAASGVIPEAARHGLVQIGEIWMALLPALVIPALIWDLFRLITCLLGKSPGPRANGRIFLVWTAASILMVTAGAVNARFPAVRHLKLEIPELSGPPIRAVLLTDLHVDSETSRTWLKRVTDSVRELSPDVILMAGDILDGSDGPALEKAAAGLAELKAPMGTYACPGNHEYYLGIDGARTIMESNGITVLMDDRNQLDHRLWIIGREDVQSARMGRPRAPLASLIPDDDLPTIVLDHTPSSIEESREAGASLVLSGHTHHGQTFPFQFVTSALFDLDWGLKRYGETWAYVSCGVGVWGPPIRTSSRPELVLLELSER; translated from the coding sequence ATGAGATGGTTTATAGCGGTTTTCATTACGGTCTACCTCGGGCTCAGCTCCTACGGGGCTCTGAGATGGACCAGCACGATTTCGTCCAATCCGCTCAGAAGGACGGTCCTTGGGCTGGCCGCCCTGGGAGCTCTCGCCCTGCCAATAGGTAGAGCGGCCTCGGGAGTAATTCCCGAGGCCGCTCGGCACGGTCTCGTCCAGATAGGCGAGATCTGGATGGCGCTGCTTCCCGCTCTCGTCATACCGGCCCTGATATGGGACCTGTTCCGCCTGATAACCTGTCTCCTCGGCAAGAGCCCGGGCCCCAGGGCGAACGGAAGAATATTCCTCGTCTGGACCGCCGCCTCGATCCTGATGGTGACGGCCGGAGCTGTCAACGCCCGTTTTCCCGCCGTGAGACATCTGAAGCTCGAGATACCGGAACTATCGGGCCCTCCGATCAGGGCGGTCCTCCTGACCGACCTCCACGTGGACTCGGAGACCTCCCGGACCTGGCTGAAACGGGTGACCGACTCGGTCCGAGAGCTGTCGCCGGACGTAATTCTGATGGCAGGCGACATATTGGACGGCTCGGACGGCCCCGCCCTGGAGAAAGCCGCCGCGGGACTGGCGGAGCTGAAGGCCCCTATGGGAACATACGCCTGTCCGGGCAACCACGAGTACTACCTCGGCATAGACGGTGCCAGGACCATAATGGAGAGCAACGGCATAACGGTGCTGATGGACGACCGAAATCAGCTGGATCACCGGCTTTGGATAATCGGCCGGGAGGACGTGCAGTCCGCCAGAATGGGACGACCCAGGGCACCGCTGGCCTCACTGATCCCCGACGACGACCTGCCTACGATCGTCCTGGACCACACCCCGTCGTCCATAGAGGAATCGAGAGAGGCCGGGGCGTCGCTGGTTCTGTCGGGACACACCCACCACGGCCAGACCTTCCCCTTCCAGTTCGTCACATCCGCCCTGTTCGACCTGGACTGGGGGCTGAAACGATACGGAGAGACATGGGCCTACGTGTCCTGCGGAGTCGGGGTCTGGGGCCCGCCGATAAGGACGAGCTCCCGACCGGAGCTAGTACTGCTGGAGCTCTCCGAAAGGTAG
- a CDS encoding thiamine pyrophosphate-dependent enzyme, whose protein sequence is MTDPRIFDLPEADLAWCPGCGDFKILEALKKALADMDMAPEDVVVVSGIGQAAKTPHFMKCNFLNGLHGRALSHATGVKAANPKLTVVAVGGDGDMYGEGGNHFLHTVRRNPDIANFVYNNMVYGLTKGQASPTSPKGMVTPVQTRGVSSEPVNPLALAIVQGATFVARAFSGDVDHTAEMMKAAIEHRGYALVDIFQPCVSFNKTNTFKWFKDHTYRLEDEHDSSNRSAALSLAMETERFPLGILYREEGRPTFEDSLGIYEKDDTPLHRRSPDVDKVRETIDSMT, encoded by the coding sequence ATGACCGATCCCAGAATATTCGACCTCCCCGAAGCCGATCTGGCCTGGTGCCCCGGATGCGGGGACTTCAAGATACTGGAGGCCCTCAAGAAGGCCCTGGCCGACATGGACATGGCCCCGGAGGACGTGGTGGTGGTGTCCGGAATAGGCCAAGCGGCCAAGACCCCCCACTTCATGAAGTGCAACTTCCTAAACGGCCTCCACGGCAGGGCCCTGAGCCACGCCACAGGGGTAAAGGCAGCCAATCCCAAGCTGACCGTGGTGGCGGTGGGAGGCGACGGCGACATGTACGGCGAGGGGGGAAACCACTTCCTCCACACGGTGAGGAGAAATCCCGACATAGCCAACTTCGTCTATAACAACATGGTGTACGGACTGACGAAGGGACAGGCCTCTCCGACCTCTCCCAAGGGGATGGTGACGCCGGTTCAGACCAGGGGGGTATCCAGCGAGCCAGTCAACCCTCTGGCCCTTGCGATAGTGCAGGGAGCCACCTTCGTGGCTCGGGCCTTCTCCGGCGACGTGGACCACACTGCGGAGATGATGAAGGCAGCCATAGAACACAGAGGCTACGCCCTGGTGGACATATTCCAGCCCTGCGTTTCCTTCAATAAAACAAACACCTTCAAGTGGTTCAAGGACCACACCTACAGGCTGGAAGACGAACACGACAGCTCGAACAGATCGGCGGCCCTGTCTCTGGCGATGGAGACGGAGCGATTCCCCCTGGGGATCCTCTACCGCGAGGAGGGACGTCCCACCTTCGAGGACTCTCTGGGGATCTACGAAAAGGACGACACCCCTCTCCACCGTCGCAGCCCCGACGTCGACAAGGTGAGAGAGACCATAGACTCCATGACCTAG